One genomic segment of Spirochaetota bacterium includes these proteins:
- the fliJ gene encoding flagellar export protein FliJ — protein MKKFEFRLQKLLDLRISKEHAIKAELAGLIAKQNAEIALQQDYKRKIKEYYNRLSNKMRQGTFSYSEALMCERFAYNAEKAIALSQRRVEQLQPEIDKVRQRLLQASKERKVVERLKEKKYEEYMYQYNREMAKELDDINQRMYNNV, from the coding sequence ATGAAGAAGTTTGAATTTAGATTGCAAAAGTTACTGGATTTACGGATTTCTAAGGAACATGCTATAAAAGCTGAGCTTGCTGGGCTGATTGCAAAGCAGAATGCAGAAATTGCTCTGCAGCAGGATTACAAAAGGAAAATTAAGGAATACTATAACAGGCTTTCCAATAAGATGCGTCAGGGTACGTTTTCATATTCCGAAGCACTGATGTGTGAGCGTTTTGCTTATAATGCTGAAAAAGCTATTGCATTGTCGCAAAGAAGAGTGGAGCAGCTGCAGCCAGAAATTGATAAAGTTCGACAGCGCTTATTACAGGCTTCTAAGGAAAGGAAGGTAGTGGAACGCTTAAAAGAAAAGAAATATGAAGAATATATGTATCAGTATAACAGAGAAATGGCCAAAGAGCTGGATGATATAAACCAGAGAATGTATAACAATGTGTGA
- the yihA gene encoding ribosome biogenesis GTP-binding protein YihA/YsxC yields MKINSIRFVTSARNVTQYPKYILPEFAFVGRSNVGKSSLINSILGRKNIAKTGSKPGVTQTINFYCINEKISFADCPGFGYAKVSQDKRQEFVEMIHTYITTRTNLKLLFLLIDIRRIPDESEQAIIAKALNNNINVMILATKCDKVSKNDINNGIMRICKNLNINPEFIIPTSAKTGLGKNIILAMIQDHCK; encoded by the coding sequence ATGAAAATCAATAGTATTAGGTTTGTTACTAGCGCTCGCAATGTAACTCAATATCCCAAATACATATTGCCCGAATTTGCATTTGTTGGGCGTTCAAATGTTGGCAAATCATCACTCATCAATTCAATACTGGGAAGAAAAAACATTGCCAAAACAGGTAGTAAACCCGGTGTAACCCAAACAATTAATTTTTATTGCATAAACGAAAAAATAAGCTTTGCTGATTGTCCGGGTTTTGGATATGCAAAGGTTTCGCAGGACAAGCGTCAAGAGTTTGTAGAAATGATTCATACGTATATCACAACACGTACTAACCTTAAGCTTCTTTTTCTACTGATAGATATACGGCGTATCCCGGATGAAAGCGAACAAGCTATAATAGCAAAAGCTCTTAATAATAATATCAATGTAATGATTCTTGCAACAAAATGCGATAAGGTTTCAAAAAACGATATTAATAACGGAATTATGCGTATTTGTAAAAATCTCAACATCAATCCTGAATTTATTATTCCTACATCCGCAAAAACAGGATTGGGAAAAAATATAATCCTGGCAATGATTCAAGATCACTGTAAATAA
- the rimI gene encoding ribosomal protein S18-alanine N-acetyltransferase — protein MSNNKILIRPAHYGDIEDIAALDMYVFRENAWSIESFSRELALHFSKLFVAEIDMAFAGFALAWYIADEIQILRIAVWPHMQRNKVGTLLISHIIGHANNQKKIVLEVADTNTSAIEFYTSLGFYQVGFRKNYYHFDNAILMEKIINNENQ, from the coding sequence ATGTCAAATAATAAAATTTTGATTCGCCCTGCACATTATGGCGACATTGAAGATATTGCAGCATTAGATATGTATGTCTTCAGGGAAAATGCATGGTCAATTGAAAGCTTTTCACGGGAATTGGCTTTGCATTTTTCCAAATTATTTGTTGCCGAAATCGATATGGCATTTGCCGGGTTTGCCCTTGCATGGTATATTGCAGATGAAATCCAAATATTGCGGATTGCAGTGTGGCCCCACATGCAACGAAATAAAGTTGGGACATTACTTATAAGTCATATTATTGGCCATGCTAATAATCAAAAGAAAATCGTTCTTGAAGTAGCTGATACCAATACCAGTGCAATTGAGTTTTATACATCATTAGGTTTTTATCAAGTTGGATTTAGGAAGAACTACTATCACTTTGACAATGCTATCCTTATGGAAAAGATAATTAACAATGAAAATCAATAG
- a CDS encoding enoyl-CoA hydratase-related protein, with protein sequence MGDSSQKKCHYTIENGIAVMTIDNPPMNALNRVVLADMRTAINELLDNNAVRVVIVTGAGKAFVAGADINEIKEQNTKEDGANFLKNGQEILNIIENADKPFIAAINGYCLGGGLELALACHIRLADESAQLGLPEIKLGIIPGYGGTQRSTRLFGKGAAYELILSGNFISGKQAELYRVVNRATEKGKVVDEAKELAKAIAARSRLAIKAAMQAIAQGYTMEFYTALTYERELFGKLCETEDKKEGISAFLEKREAKFQDK encoded by the coding sequence ATGGGAGATTCTTCACAAAAAAAATGTCATTATACTATTGAAAATGGTATTGCAGTGATGACTATTGACAATCCTCCAATGAATGCATTGAATCGCGTTGTTCTTGCGGATATGCGCACCGCAATTAATGAGCTTTTAGATAATAATGCAGTCAGGGTTGTTATTGTCACAGGAGCTGGCAAAGCATTTGTAGCTGGCGCTGATATTAATGAAATCAAAGAACAAAATACAAAAGAAGATGGTGCTAATTTTCTTAAAAACGGCCAGGAAATATTAAATATCATTGAAAATGCCGATAAGCCATTCATTGCTGCAATAAACGGCTACTGCCTTGGCGGAGGTCTTGAACTTGCACTTGCATGCCATATACGGCTGGCTGATGAATCAGCACAACTTGGTTTGCCCGAAATCAAATTAGGCATTATACCTGGATATGGTGGAACTCAGCGCAGCACTCGTTTATTTGGCAAAGGAGCAGCGTATGAGCTTATTTTATCTGGCAACTTTATTAGTGGCAAACAGGCCGAATTGTACAGAGTAGTTAATAGGGCAACTGAAAAAGGCAAAGTAGTTGATGAAGCAAAGGAATTGGCAAAGGCAATAGCTGCCCGTAGCAGACTGGCAATAAAAGCTGCAATGCAGGCGATAGCTCAAGGATATACCATGGAATTTTATACAGCGTTAACGTATGAACGCGAGCTATTTGGAAAGCTATGCGAAACTGAAGATAAAAAAGAAGGTATATCCGCATTTCTTGAAAAGCGTGAGGCAAAATTCCAAGACAAATAA
- a CDS encoding 2-dehydropantoate 2-reductase yields the protein MNNRNAHTIGIVGAGAMGSLFAYFLHHNNKIVILENNKEIVNALKKGLTVEIDSKQYQFIPEISDDPAILTVADIIFIFTKSFATSDAIQNIKPHIKPDAIIVTLQNGIGNVEIIASIIHNPLVYGTTTIGATKVHPSLVRFGGKGSVIIGGDSSYHCSIVHSLLQEANLSVTIAPDPKRAIWEKAIINAAINPLGALLGLPNGHLIKSDYTLHIMYNIIAEAVAVATAHGINLDTDTMFETTVTVCRNTQNNFCSMLQDILAKRKTEIDSINGALILIAKQYTIDTPYNVTMFRLIKYKETQFI from the coding sequence ATGAATAATCGTAATGCACACACAATAGGGATTGTTGGCGCTGGTGCAATGGGGTCGCTATTTGCGTATTTTCTTCACCATAACAATAAAATAGTAATTTTAGAAAATAATAAGGAAATCGTCAATGCTCTTAAAAAAGGGCTAACGGTTGAAATTGATTCCAAACAGTATCAATTCATTCCTGAAATAAGCGATGATCCTGCTATCCTTACTGTGGCCGATATTATCTTTATATTTACAAAAAGTTTTGCTACCAGTGATGCTATCCAAAACATAAAGCCACACATCAAGCCTGATGCAATTATTGTAACCTTACAAAATGGCATTGGCAATGTTGAAATCATTGCATCAATCATCCACAACCCACTGGTTTATGGAACAACAACAATTGGTGCAACAAAAGTGCATCCTTCACTGGTACGGTTTGGTGGCAAAGGTTCTGTAATAATTGGTGGCGATAGCTCCTACCATTGTTCCATTGTGCATTCGCTGCTACAGGAGGCTAATCTGTCAGTAACTATCGCCCCTGACCCTAAAAGAGCAATATGGGAAAAAGCTATAATAAATGCCGCAATAAACCCGCTTGGTGCATTACTTGGACTTCCTAACGGCCACCTGATAAAAAGTGACTATACATTGCACATAATGTACAATATAATTGCTGAGGCAGTGGCAGTGGCCACAGCTCATGGAATTAATTTAGATACTGATACTATGTTTGAAACAACTGTCACTGTGTGCCGCAACACACAAAATAATTTTTGCTCTATGCTGCAGGACATACTTGCCAAACGTAAAACCGAAATAGATTCCATTAATGGTGCTCTCATACTCATTGCTAAGCAATATACGATAGATACCCCGTACAATGTAACAATGTTCAGGCTTATAAAATATAAAGAAACACAATTCATATAA
- a CDS encoding ATP-binding protein yields the protein MNKPVSIEYDVLLDSIQAPVFVIDASKNIIDINNHARRLFYSIDIIGKSCKDIFPECEKSGNCPIDAADYRIPTGCERLKQTMVLNTVKEQVEVCVVPIKTQKDILFFHILTDNDIQNRQNLVMLEKNMTISTLASGIAHEFNNMNAGIQGIVELLLSQEDLSSAGKKDLKTILKIVKRATHLIDQLSILAHRKPSKYMLVNIEDIVNDCISIIKPQFLDAGIAIEVLHKEKIPELFLDANMVTLALMNILLNARDAMISTTQKKLMISTSQDDYHAYITIKDTGCGIKAENVQRIFEPFFTTKGPLGHSNIPGTGLGLSVALGIIEEHGGTITVESMYGQGTTFTIQLPINTDDKVATEVAVNYTEYDFSGKRILIVEDDPEFANVLQRALMAKNAEVVFANTGSEGLYHLDNCTIDLALLDVHLPDMTVWDILKKIQYMNNRPNIIIVSGNYLAMNNNYINIVDYVLLKPFDLEELFNAIQNSLSA from the coding sequence ATGAATAAACCTGTCAGTATAGAGTATGATGTTTTGCTTGATAGCATTCAGGCTCCAGTTTTCGTAATTGATGCTTCAAAGAATATTATAGATATAAATAATCATGCCAGAAGATTATTCTATTCCATTGATATAATTGGAAAATCCTGTAAGGACATCTTCCCTGAATGTGAAAAATCAGGTAATTGCCCAATTGATGCTGCTGATTATAGAATACCAACAGGTTGTGAACGGCTAAAACAAACCATGGTATTGAATACTGTAAAAGAACAAGTTGAAGTGTGCGTTGTGCCTATAAAAACACAAAAGGATATATTGTTTTTTCATATATTGACTGATAACGATATACAAAACAGGCAGAATTTAGTAATGCTTGAAAAAAACATGACCATCTCAACTTTAGCATCAGGTATAGCACATGAATTTAATAATATGAATGCTGGAATTCAAGGTATTGTTGAACTGCTGCTTTCTCAGGAGGATCTTTCTTCAGCTGGGAAAAAAGACCTAAAAACAATTTTGAAAATAGTTAAAAGAGCCACACATCTTATTGACCAATTGTCAATATTAGCACACCGCAAGCCTTCAAAATATATGCTAGTTAACATTGAGGATATTGTTAATGATTGTATTAGTATTATTAAACCTCAATTTTTAGATGCTGGTATAGCTATTGAAGTATTACATAAAGAAAAAATTCCTGAATTATTTTTAGATGCTAATATGGTTACTTTAGCACTTATGAATATCCTGTTGAATGCACGTGATGCTATGATAAGTACAACACAAAAAAAACTTATGATAAGTACATCTCAGGATGATTATCATGCATATATCACTATAAAGGATACAGGATGTGGTATAAAGGCAGAGAATGTGCAGAGGATTTTTGAACCCTTTTTTACAACAAAAGGACCTTTAGGACATTCAAATATTCCTGGTACAGGGCTAGGGCTTTCAGTTGCACTTGGAATCATAGAAGAGCATGGTGGAACCATTACCGTTGAAAGTATGTATGGCCAGGGTACTACGTTTACCATACAATTGCCAATTAATACAGATGATAAAGTTGCTACAGAGGTTGCTGTAAATTATACAGAGTATGATTTTTCAGGCAAAAGAATTTTAATTGTTGAGGATGATCCAGAATTTGCTAATGTTTTGCAAAGAGCGCTGATGGCTAAAAATGCTGAGGTAGTGTTTGCAAATACTGGGTCGGAGGGTTTATATCATCTTGATAATTGTACTATTGACCTTGCATTACTTGATGTGCACCTTCCCGATATGACTGTATGGGATATATTGAAGAAAATTCAGTACATGAATAACAGGCCTAATATTATAATCGTTTCGGGAAATTATCTGGCAATGAATAATAATTATATAAATATAGTTGATTATGTTTTGCTCAAGCCTTTTGATTTAGAAGAGCTATTTAACGCTATTCAAAACAGTTTGTCTGCATAG
- a CDS encoding diacylglycerol kinase family lipid kinase, translated as MSKRDDILLIINPIAGRGRAKKSVERIEKDFADLHIKHDVVYTQRVWHAAELAEDAAKKGYRAVVVASGDGTANEVLNGLMIARKKGYNKTAMGQIPVGTGNDFAYGMGLPDDIDECIKIIADFNLRKIDVGFIKGGDYPEGRYFGNGIGIGFDATTGFVASRIRFLSGMMVYLIAALQTIFIYYKAPRIKLLYNSKETIMDALQVSIMNGKRMGGGFHFAPDGSPFDGLLDVCMVRSMNQFKIFGMIPYFIRGTQAKRKEVMQDRTTKIEVVAEKGVLPVHCDGETICYSGKELYIQLFPAALDFITRK; from the coding sequence ATGTCAAAGCGTGATGATATTTTGCTTATCATAAATCCAATAGCCGGCAGAGGAAGAGCTAAAAAGTCTGTTGAAAGGATAGAAAAAGATTTTGCAGATTTACATATAAAGCATGATGTAGTGTATACTCAGAGAGTGTGGCATGCTGCAGAACTGGCGGAAGATGCTGCAAAAAAGGGTTACAGGGCGGTTGTGGTTGCAAGTGGAGATGGTACAGCCAATGAAGTGTTAAATGGGTTGATGATAGCAAGGAAAAAAGGCTATAACAAAACTGCTATGGGCCAGATTCCGGTAGGTACTGGTAATGATTTTGCGTATGGGATGGGATTGCCTGATGATATAGATGAATGTATTAAAATAATAGCAGATTTTAATCTTAGGAAAATTGATGTTGGTTTTATTAAAGGCGGAGATTATCCTGAAGGTAGATATTTTGGTAATGGTATTGGGATTGGTTTTGATGCAACTACTGGGTTTGTTGCCAGCAGAATACGTTTTTTAAGTGGTATGATGGTATATCTCATTGCTGCATTGCAAACAATATTCATATATTATAAGGCTCCAAGGATTAAGCTTTTGTATAATAGCAAAGAGACCATAATGGATGCTTTGCAGGTTTCAATAATGAATGGAAAACGAATGGGTGGAGGTTTCCATTTTGCACCTGATGGCAGCCCCTTTGATGGATTGCTGGATGTATGCATGGTGCGTTCAATGAACCAGTTCAAAATTTTTGGCATGATTCCTTATTTTATACGAGGTACACAGGCTAAACGCAAAGAAGTAATGCAGGACAGAACAACAAAGATTGAGGTTGTTGCTGAAAAAGGAGTGCTGCCAGTGCATTGTGATGGTGAGACAATATGCTATTCAGGTAAAGAGTTGTATATTCAACTTTTCCCAGCAGCACTGGATTTTATCACCAGAAAATAG
- a CDS encoding omptin family outer membrane protease: protein MKIYRILLILLCIIYCADSALGNTSLSDSLNLVTEIGTGILHGTVGEYVYYNNRTLSQLNWNINYLWYHTLSIALNYNFFFIKIQLQNGINTGTIGTIDDSDWVDDNNPTIKTHYSKHDNYCERYNSYNGNVGFDTDINTIIHFKAYAGFLYRTIKMSARDGYIQYPPGSPKVPVYGVGILYEQLYYIPYLGLTSDINITEKIKISAGLMFSLFAFAEDEDNHVHRNPGDDINFYADYDGIIYLNAHAGCQYIVNETIAISLNMFYEYVPEQKGDTYYINTSTGIKSPLLKNAAGLKYSVYSVQISLVYNLKL, encoded by the coding sequence ATGAAAATATATAGAATATTGCTCATACTACTATGTATTATATACTGTGCTGATAGTGCATTGGGTAACACATCATTATCTGATAGCCTAAATCTTGTTACAGAAATAGGTACAGGTATATTGCATGGCACAGTAGGTGAGTATGTATATTACAATAATAGGACCTTAAGTCAACTAAACTGGAATATCAATTATTTGTGGTATCACACTTTATCAATTGCCTTAAATTATAATTTCTTTTTTATTAAAATACAACTTCAGAATGGCATTAATACAGGCACAATAGGTACAATTGATGATTCTGATTGGGTAGATGACAACAATCCTACAATAAAAACACATTATTCAAAGCATGATAATTATTGTGAAAGATATAACTCATATAATGGTAATGTAGGATTTGATACAGATATTAATACTATTATACATTTTAAAGCATACGCTGGTTTTTTATATAGAACAATTAAAATGTCTGCCCGTGATGGGTATATTCAATATCCTCCGGGCTCACCAAAAGTCCCTGTGTATGGTGTTGGTATACTATATGAGCAACTATATTATATTCCCTACTTAGGGTTAACATCAGATATTAATATTACCGAAAAAATAAAAATTTCAGCAGGTTTAATGTTTAGCTTGTTTGCATTTGCAGAAGATGAAGATAATCATGTCCATCGCAATCCGGGGGATGATATAAATTTTTATGCTGACTATGATGGGATTATTTATTTAAATGCTCATGCAGGGTGCCAGTACATAGTTAATGAAACGATAGCAATCTCACTGAATATGTTTTATGAATATGTTCCAGAACAAAAAGGCGATACATATTATATCAATACATCAACGGGAATAAAGTCCCCGCTGTTAAAAAATGCAGCAGGATTGAAATATTCAGTATATTCTGTACAGATTTCGTTGGTATATAATCTGAAATTATAA
- a CDS encoding DUF1353 domain-containing protein — MDKIKYRKLNKYKYQLMEHYNYQTNIILDNDACVPDFVTLRKDGLLEIYKGYAWDGPSGPTIDTKDFMRGSLVHDALYQLIREEKIERKYKEYADKLLHDICRKDGMSRFRAWYVYWAVRLFGTARKDPYDTTGGTIEAP, encoded by the coding sequence ATGGATAAAATAAAATACCGGAAACTCAATAAATACAAGTATCAACTGATGGAACATTATAATTATCAAACTAATATAATTCTTGATAATGATGCTTGTGTTCCTGATTTTGTGACATTGCGCAAAGATGGCTTGTTGGAAATATATAAAGGATATGCCTGGGATGGGCCAAGCGGCCCAACTATTGATACTAAGGATTTCATGCGTGGAAGCCTTGTTCACGATGCACTGTATCAATTGATACGGGAAGAAAAGATAGAAAGAAAATATAAAGAATATGCAGATAAGCTATTGCATGATATTTGCAGAAAGGATGGTATGAGCAGATTCAGGGCATGGTATGTGTACTGGGCAGTGAGGTTATTTGGAACAGCAAGGAAAGATCCTTATGATACAACTGGCGGTACTATTGAAGCACCCTAA
- a CDS encoding TonB-dependent receptor translates to MARITLTTTLLLWAIVTVTGTFAQGQFQYGIQGTIYSQATKKPVEFATIAIPEIKKKFYTKSDGTYSIQLEQAGTYTLIISSAGFKTLTLPVGINGFIQKDIVLQPVAIKGAALTITGERDIQKVARYTLTVKELKAVPASFGDSLNALTSLPGVIRTSGFFGPLVIRGADPRFNGYFIDDIPIYNPQHFGAIHSIINNDLMNQIDLYSSSFPSPYANAIGAVISINSLDTVNEFGGSADVGLISSNILLKSPVKQYNEETKEDENKGYWIISGRYAYLSLFIPAIYKLFTGDEIESVPEYWDYQFKGKYYFSKTQSITLLFFGAYDYIKFINESTPPEEVDPLLASFEFKNNLGSHAMGAYYSWQPSSTFENTIVMFGSLTNSYNYLNIPSANAADWVKDLKIIAKPYIYGAKEKIKIEWWKNHAQLRGALEYTLYHFTNDGYTLVANVPLYNIPDFGDPDLFTKVPLGQKFNNHVIGGYIEQKLMFGGLTLLPGCRTDYLTRTKQQTADPRFMVSYEFPTDTTVSYATGKYSGFIQTNSNLFNYLPNLAGAGDEYKPEKAYHNAVSIEQKLSLITIKLEGFYNYFKDLYQDDPIKDSNGNVIQEGKSCGQQRAYGFEVLLRIDREENADGLFGWIDYTYTQSKFKTGASIDPYADKWFTFSYEQPHSLKMVVGYVMGKHTISARFQAYSGFPYTPVIDSDESPDGSGRYVPVYDNSRIHSKRFPWEHRLDVRYSHKTNHEWGYVSWYIEVINIYNYRPKNNLAWNYYKPYGDDNPKLKSEEGLSFIPNFGVEVKF, encoded by the coding sequence ATGGCACGAATAACATTAACCACTACGTTATTACTATGGGCGATAGTTACTGTTACAGGCACTTTTGCCCAAGGACAATTCCAGTATGGAATACAGGGAACAATATATTCACAGGCAACTAAAAAACCTGTAGAATTTGCAACCATAGCAATTCCGGAAATCAAAAAAAAATTCTACACAAAATCTGATGGCACGTATAGCATACAATTGGAACAAGCAGGCACTTACACATTAATTATTTCATCTGCCGGCTTTAAAACATTGACGCTTCCCGTTGGTATAAATGGATTTATACAAAAAGATATTGTACTGCAGCCTGTTGCCATTAAAGGCGCAGCATTAACAATAACTGGTGAACGTGATATACAGAAAGTTGCACGCTACACACTCACAGTAAAAGAATTAAAAGCAGTACCTGCATCATTTGGTGATTCACTCAATGCACTCACCTCGCTTCCAGGCGTTATCCGTACAAGTGGTTTTTTTGGCCCACTTGTGATACGTGGAGCTGACCCTCGTTTCAACGGTTATTTTATTGATGATATCCCAATTTATAATCCACAGCATTTTGGTGCTATTCATTCCATTATTAACAATGATTTAATGAACCAGATTGACCTGTATTCATCAAGCTTCCCTTCACCATACGCAAATGCCATTGGCGCTGTGATATCAATCAATTCGCTTGATACAGTAAATGAATTTGGTGGTTCTGCTGACGTTGGTTTAATTTCATCAAATATTCTTCTTAAATCACCAGTAAAACAATACAATGAAGAAACAAAAGAAGATGAAAATAAAGGGTATTGGATAATATCAGGGCGCTATGCATATCTATCGCTTTTTATACCCGCAATATATAAATTATTCACTGGCGATGAAATAGAATCAGTGCCGGAATACTGGGATTATCAGTTTAAAGGCAAATATTATTTTTCAAAAACACAATCCATTACACTCTTGTTCTTCGGAGCCTATGACTATATCAAATTTATCAACGAATCAACTCCCCCTGAAGAAGTTGACCCACTCTTAGCATCATTTGAATTTAAAAATAACTTAGGTTCGCATGCAATGGGAGCTTACTACAGCTGGCAGCCTTCCAGCACATTTGAAAACACTATTGTGATGTTTGGCTCACTCACTAATAGTTATAACTATCTCAATATTCCATCAGCCAATGCAGCTGACTGGGTAAAGGATCTTAAAATTATTGCAAAACCCTACATCTATGGTGCCAAAGAAAAAATCAAAATAGAATGGTGGAAAAACCATGCCCAGTTACGTGGTGCACTGGAATACACACTGTACCATTTCACTAACGATGGCTATACACTGGTTGCAAACGTTCCATTATATAATATCCCTGATTTTGGTGATCCTGACCTGTTCACAAAGGTTCCACTTGGACAAAAATTTAATAATCATGTGATTGGCGGGTATATTGAACAAAAATTGATGTTTGGCGGCTTAACCCTTTTACCTGGCTGCCGCACTGATTATCTCACACGGACAAAACAGCAAACAGCAGATCCCCGTTTTATGGTAAGCTATGAATTCCCAACTGATACAACTGTTTCATATGCCACAGGAAAATATTCAGGTTTTATTCAGACAAATTCTAATCTCTTTAACTATCTCCCCAATCTTGCTGGTGCAGGTGATGAATATAAACCAGAAAAAGCCTATCACAATGCAGTGAGCATTGAACAGAAACTATCGCTTATAACAATTAAGCTTGAAGGATTTTATAATTACTTTAAGGATCTGTACCAGGATGATCCTATAAAAGACAGTAACGGCAATGTAATTCAGGAAGGCAAAAGCTGCGGGCAGCAAAGAGCCTATGGCTTTGAAGTGTTACTGCGAATTGACAGAGAAGAAAATGCTGATGGTTTATTTGGATGGATTGATTATACATATACACAGTCAAAATTTAAAACCGGCGCATCAATAGATCCATACGCTGATAAGTGGTTCACCTTTTCATATGAACAACCTCATTCATTGAAAATGGTTGTAGGGTATGTTATGGGTAAACATACTATCAGTGCTCGATTCCAGGCTTATAGTGGATTTCCGTATACACCTGTAATTGATTCTGATGAAAGCCCTGATGGATCTGGAAGATATGTTCCTGTATATGATAATTCCCGTATTCACTCCAAACGCTTTCCCTGGGAACATCGCTTAGATGTGCGCTACAGCCACAAGACTAACCATGAGTGGGGATACGTATCATGGTATATTGAGGTTATTAACATTTACAATTATAGGCCTAAAAATAATTTAGCATGGAATTATTATAAACCGTATGGCGATGATAATCCAAAACTCAAATCTGAAGAAGGATTGAGTTTTATTCCTAATTTTGGTGTTGAAGTTAAATTTTGA
- a CDS encoding energy transducer TonB, translating to MASTPGKMQLKLQWIVRFQQNHPYIFSFILSTLIAGFTLFFTAPIYVADMPEVSDSLEFINIETVTAQSKRITTKDISTTTGQPIASATDRAVGLSDESEVYDISFNPNIVPPRPIGGLKKIYPQSAREKNVEANVNVEIVIAPDGKVTGVQVLSIRLSKDLPPEQYSALSKEFSKAAYSILTQARFTPPVINGQRVAIKMELPMQFKLE from the coding sequence ATGGCTTCAACACCAGGAAAAATGCAATTAAAATTACAATGGATAGTTAGATTCCAACAGAATCATCCCTATATTTTTTCATTCATACTTTCAACACTAATAGCCGGATTTACTCTTTTCTTCACTGCTCCAATTTATGTAGCTGATATGCCTGAAGTAAGTGACTCACTTGAATTTATAAACATTGAAACAGTTACAGCACAATCAAAACGCATAACCACAAAGGATATTTCAACCACCACAGGACAGCCTATAGCTTCAGCAACTGATAGGGCTGTAGGGCTTTCTGATGAATCAGAGGTGTATGACATCTCCTTTAATCCAAACATTGTGCCACCAAGGCCAATTGGTGGGCTTAAGAAAATTTATCCGCAAAGTGCACGTGAAAAGAATGTTGAAGCTAATGTCAATGTTGAGATAGTTATTGCGCCTGATGGCAAAGTTACAGGCGTACAGGTGCTTTCCATACGTTTATCAAAGGATTTGCCTCCTGAACAATACAGCGCACTCAGTAAAGAATTTTCAAAAGCAGCATATTCCATACTTACACAGGCACGCTTTACACCACCCGTTATCAATGGGCAGCGTGTTGCAATAAAGATGGAATTGCCAATGCAATTTAAACTGGAATAA
- a CDS encoding biopolymer transporter ExbD, which yields MITTPFLKKLRSFSLGASAADMAMLLLVFFMATTSTEPPKGVTVELPQAVTQGAEQDSIYISISKEGTLYFDGKQSSLEDIKDQLAIRQNEKDRIVSITADKDLQYAVVATVLDVLRQYDFLNVVFISQPREEK from the coding sequence ATGATTACAACACCTTTTTTGAAAAAACTTCGTTCCTTTTCACTGGGAGCTTCAGCAGCTGATATGGCAATGCTCCTTTTAGTATTTTTTATGGCTACAACCTCTACTGAGCCACCAAAAGGAGTTACCGTTGAGCTACCACAAGCTGTTACCCAAGGTGCCGAGCAGGACAGTATTTACATCTCTATTTCTAAGGAAGGCACATTATATTTTGATGGCAAACAGTCATCACTTGAGGATATTAAGGACCAGCTTGCAATACGACAGAATGAAAAAGACCGGATTGTATCAATTACCGCAGATAAGGATTTGCAATACGCAGTTGTTGCCACAGTACTTGATGTGCTGCGTCAATACGATTTTCTAAATGTTGTATTTATTTCTCAACCACGGGAAGAAAAATAA